Below is a genomic region from Erigeron canadensis isolate Cc75 chromosome 7, C_canadensis_v1, whole genome shotgun sequence.
TTGTGCTTTCGggtggattagtagggggtttctCCCCATtgagtatttgaaataggcatttctagtTTTCTACTTCGATAGAGCTCTCTAGCGTAGACCCGGTTAAAATAACGTATGCTAAACCTCTTGTTGTCGAATCGCGAtacgaagtttcaagcgaaattcaactttcaaaaaataaaataaaatatatgtttacataATTGTGTGATTTTATTAACGACAAAGTATCATTATTGTAGTCATACTTTTAAACTATCGCGATTGGATTGCCTTCATTACTTTGAAATTTTGTTCATCTTCAACCTTTTCATAATTAAGCAATCTTCGATCGATACCATTCTTGAGCTAGTGCAAGTGTTCCATGAGAATACTTTCTGGAACTCTTTGATTCGATTATAAATATCTTTCAGCGGCCTTTTCCCATTCATCAACACAAAACTGTACGTGTAAGGTTTCATTATTACGTTGTATCAACGGAATCATAGATATTGACACATACTCTCATTCTTAATTATCACCTTTTCCGTACAAAGGTTATATTCATATACCATGCATTATTACCGACACCGTTTgtatttttctatataaacaAGCATAGAGATTTTAGATGAGCAAACAACTTTTAACACAATCTAATTATATATCGAATTATCGATTAATATATCTTTCTACGTACctattaatatattttcttttgtcATTATTATACAATACAAATCATAGAAtgtacataaattaaaaaatgcaaccaacttgcttcttcaATATGACCCACTATGCCCTTAAatccaaaacaaattaattaaagtcATCCCTTCCCATTGGCATCCCTGTAAAGATAAACAAAGGGAAACTATCACCAGCCATATAAAAGTCCTCAATAATGTccgaatttaatttaattactaaatTTCGATCGATATGTACATGTTCTGTTATTGTCAATTTTTGGAATGCTAGCAGCAAGTAAACGTTTGGGACAATGATGTTTATgtagagttaaaaaaaaatttttttagtaTAGTAAGACAACAAGCCAGCCAGCAATGTGTCGACAAGTGATCGATATATATGAAGAAATTATTGCACCAATTACTCAAAACAAGTTAGATATTTAAAAGGATCATATTAACATCGAATGTTAATGAGATAGAgactctttatatatatatactcaatcTAATTAAGCTACGTACCAAAAGATATTACATCATTTACTTAAAAAGTGTGCACTTTACATGCATATTCAATCTATACTGCTAATTGCTTGTAAAGTATCTAAATATAATCGTGGTCCATGTAgggaaaaaaaagttgaaaatagACACTATAAGTAGGACAAATATTTAATTTCCACATCAATTTTTTACAGATTTTATTTAGTCCACCTTATTTAGAGTCCAGAAATAGTTcatataatttacacatgtataagttaaCTTATCCATTTACCCATGTATAATACCGTCCATCTTATCATGTGACTTTTCCGGTAAAAATTAGGTttgttacacatgtgtaagtcgtggtggtggtgacttacacatgtgtaattcgtggtggcggtgatcgccgtcgccggaaaatcatggtggtggtcagagatgatgatggtggtagtAGAAGGTTGTTGGAATTTCAGAAAATAGAAGAAAATCAATGAACCCTTTTGGACTTTAAATAACTTTTCCCTGTATGAGTTATATGCATATTTGAGTATTGAACAAATGAAAAAGTTATTTGTATTTTTCTCACTAACTGATCTCAATCCATTTGAAACAGAATCTTGTTATCGTTTACTTATAAGTGTGTATATGTCTTAAAATTTGTGCACCCTTAGAGTATAAAGCATCATCATGTTTGCATTAGAACTTTGCAATGTTctggtaaaattaaaaaaaaaaaagaagcatctttgtgaaatatatatgtatctctTCACAATGCTGTAttgcatcaaattaattaagttttgcattaaatctatattttaacTCTGTATAATTAACTTAAACTTTTTCTAGCtctaaaattattttgttgatATGGCGCGACTTTATGTttcatacatgtgatcatagcaatattcgtgcacatgtgatcaagaatcaaaatcttcacataattgtataacggatgataatccatgctccacacaattataaacttcaaaattacacataagttattgagaaaacaatcaaaaaacaattttcatgtaaagaacaatcatcggttgggcttatTTTTTaggttctcaaaggttctcgcaaaaaaatgggttctcaaaataactttaccctatatatatatatatataattttcatataaagaacAATTATTGGTTAGACTTATTTTTTaggttctcaaaggttctcgcaaaaaaatgggttctcaaaataactttaccctatatatatatattttaataataaaaaaaaacgaatgagaatatatacatttaagCTTCATATACACATAAATTAAACCATTTATAAACTAACTACATGTACTTTATGCATTTGAAGTTTCTCTTTTGAGCAAcaggatttttttattttttttttcaaaaacatagCGCCGTATCTAAACTAGTACTCCATTATTAGATAGCATGTCAAATGGCCATTTACATGTTGACGTATACCTTTTAGTGACAACAAAATTTGGATCATAAAGCAAGCTTTTGCACCTATATAAACCCTTCAATCCCTTAGCTATACATTCACCCATAATCATATCCTCCACTACACTACACTACTATCTTAGTTGCTCACTTAGATATGGCATCAACCAAGAATACCTCACTAGCTCTCTTTCTAGCAATCAATCTTCTCTTTTTTGCCACGGTGAGTGCCTCTGCGAATTGCGGTTGCCCTACCCCTAAACCAAAGCCTAAACCCACACCAACACCTAAACCAACACCGCCAACACCTAAACCCACACCAACACCTAAACCAACACCGCCAACACCTAAACCCACACCAACACCTAAACCAACACCAACGCCTAaaccaacaccaacaccatcTAAGCCTACTTGCCCCAAAGACACTTTGAAACTTGCGGTGTGTGCCGATCTGCTTGGAGGGTTGGTTGGGGTTGTAGTGGGTTCTTCATCTAGTAAGCCATGTTGCACACTCATCCAAGGCCTTGCTGACCTTGACGCCGCAGTTTGCCTCTGCACTGCCATCAAAGCTAATGTTTTGGGGATCAACCTTAATGTGCCTATTGCTCTTAGCTTGCTTTTGAATACTTGTGACAAGAAAGTCCCAAGTGGTTTCAAATGTGCATAAGTTGGTGATGAtcgctatatatatatgcgaTTCCTTTTATACGTGTTACTTTCTTTTTTCTGTCATGTAAGAGCTTACCTCTCTCGAGGCTTTGCTTTACCgagtattaattatattttgcaTCAAACTGAATAAAATCATATGTTATATTTGTGTTATTTCAAGGACTATTTTGCTTCTCCCCATGTTTTGTTATCAAACAAGTAAGAACTTACAATTACTTCttgatgattgatggattaTCTGTGTAAAAAAAGCTAGAATATACATTTCACATTAAAATTATTTAGACTTGTGCTACATTTAAGAACTACACAATATTAGTTATTAACGCTTTTTAAATACCAGAATTAATATGAATACTATACACTGGGATTCAAGGGCTACCTTATGCTAAGACTCGTCGCGAGGACTAGTCCTAATCAGCGCCACATCATTCTCCTAAAACTAACATTATACCAAAAACTAGTCTTGGACtcaccttttatttaattatacactcacaaaattaaaagtaaaaaagagcTTAATTAACAACTCGTCTCTTAGGGAACTGGTGATGGAGGATGAATCCAAAGACGAGTCAAACACCGTGGTGTTAACACCGTGGTGTTCACTCGTCTTTGTTTGGAGGACGAATGGAGGACTAGACTTGTCTCCAGGTATAAGGCTGCCTCTCACATTAATTAAGAAGCTTATACTCGTATTACACCAAAAACGcttatttcttatatatatatatatatatatattagattttttcTCCCGCGCGATGCGCaaattattttcaaatattttttaaagtaaagTTGATAATAcgaatatatattcaaatgcTTAGCATATAGTTGAAAGATATAATACTTGGTATATATTTAGTGTCTTCTTCAAATCAATCGtgcaaaaaaatttattttaaagtgcATGAAGAACCTATTATTGAATATGATTAAAGCTTGAACATATGTGAAACAAATATGaagatttttttaacaaactaaaataaaaacaaagttCTTATAAAACTACAATGTTTATATAGGGTTGGTTTTATTTGAGATAaagcaaaataatatatttccCCCTAAGATTATAAATTGGATTCTTATGATGTTGGGGTTTAGATGATTTTGgggtttaaataaataataatagaaaagtATACGTGATATGTAATCCGTCCGTATGCAAAATAAGTCCTTATGTAAAGTAAATGAAGTTAAAGATATTTTGTAAGTtaatatattattcataattaagtataatttaatcaaatagGAATCCTATCTATGTCCGTAGTTAAActtttacaattatatatatatatatatatagtctctattttaatatttatttatttttatacatattctTTCCATAATATGAAGTATTATTTATAGCAAtctagtttattttatatatatatctatacttcatatataaacaaattactcATTCCCCTATTcaactctttatctttaaattgTCTAATTTACCCTTCTAATTTATACTATCTTCACATATcttatccctgaaattccaaAATTACCCTTTAAAAAAATCCACAATTACCTAGAAACCCcagtgataaaaaaaacttcattcaactctaaaattattgctgAAAGTATTGCTATAGATAAGAAAAAAATCttaattgtcatatattatatCACAAAACGATTAAAAgataattacttttttataacTCACGCAATTACTGaccaattatgtccttttttttatattcgtattaatttttaatctttgattattttttttttattgccgtGACCTCCTCCCCTACAATTGTATGTTTCATATAATTGGTTATTTTTCATAGTTAGTTTTTGCACTCcattatttcattatttcttgCACCTAATACACgatttatttttagaatgatagaTACGGTTAGATGTtgcattgacgcatctcatgaaagtaacctGCATGCTATAAACCATTACGACATCTAACGCATTATAGACCgtcgccgctgcaacgcgcggataccactctagtatatatatatatatatatattatatatatatatatatttataagataaaaagttttgaaaataaatatgaagaTGCCATGTAGgaataaatcctatgtggcaagtTCTAAAGGTAATTTTGAGTTGAGGTGGATAGCTTTATCAAGCTTAGATTCTTACTGttttattatgtgtatatatatatatatatatagaacttaggtaaaataaaacaagtattaaagtaaaacaaataaaacaataggtttttgtatactgaaaatcaccgtgcatcatgaaaatcatcgtacatcaattgtttcgtgaatcttcgtgcatcagtttatccatgatctaagggttaagatcttatcctatttattttactttaatacttgttttacaatacccaccccatatatatatatatatatataaatattaaaagtcattacactaaattagtaaatatgtaggtatataccaaaaataaaattaaagtgatataaaaaatttgtatattttttgttgttgagaaatttacttaatttgttgatttgtttattaaagatatcaaggaaagaaatatatatataaatgagaatgataaataaatatttaggttgtatatatatatagtaaaaagttattttgataacttttttttttgcgataacctttgagaacttttcaaatcaagcccaaccgatgattattttttaaatgaaaattatgttttgattgttttctgaataacttatgtgtaattttgaagtttataattgtgtggaggcctggattatcatccgttatacaaatatgtgaagatttggattgttgatcacatgtgcacgaatattgctatgattacatgtgatcgacttgcatacatgtgattaTAGCAagattcgtgcacatgtgatcaagaatccaaatctccaaataattgtataacggatgataatccatgcctccacacaattataaacttcaaatttacacataagttattcagaaaacagtcaaaaatcaattttcatgtaaagaacaattatCAGtggggcttgatttgaaaagtttttaaaggttctcgcaaataaaagggttctcaaaataactttaacctatgtgtgtgtatatatatatataatatatatataaatttattgatAGAGTTTTTGATCGAAAAAAATTGATGATAGAATTTTAagtataattatctatttaataagcaaataaaaaataaaaaaaatcttgaaaaaagaGAGACCTTTAGAGTAATTAGGAGAAAGATTAAGacctaaaaaaaactttaagggTGTCAAATATACTCCAaaccttctcttttagttataatatatatttccaAAACTCTAATATCAAAAGGTTATTAATTAGAGAAATTGTATATTGACAGTCCACTTTGTTTACTtaacttatattaattaattagacaataatgtaaaaacaaaatgtaaagaacaagaaaaagagtAGAATTCAAATACAAGAATCTATGCAAGtctaatcatatatattattgattaaacagtgaatacatggtcgataatACAACTTGATTTATAAGAAAGTAAATGAA
It encodes:
- the LOC122606902 gene encoding lipid transfer protein EARLI 1-like gives rise to the protein MASTKNTSLALFLAINLLFFATVSASANCGCPTPKPKPKPTPTPKPTPPTPKPTPTPKPTPPTPKPTPTPKPTPTPKPTPTPSKPTCPKDTLKLAVCADLLGGLVGVVVGSSSSKPCCTLIQGLADLDAAVCLCTAIKANVLGINLNVPIALSLLLNTCDKKVPSGFKCA